The genomic interval GACGGGCAGGAAGTTTGCAGGTAGTGAGCCTGCGACCAAGAACTGTTGCTCAAAAGAGAGCGTCCGGTGGCTTCACGAGAGCCAGTGGAGCAGTTCGACTTACCGTCCATGCCCCCCAAGGAGGCAGCAGACGCAGCTGAAGGCCCGCGACCGGAAGCCGTGGCCGACAGGAAGCCAAAGAGCGGCCGTCACCCGCCGCCGGCGGAAGTACAACGCTGGAGACGGCGTGTGAAGCTGCAATCTTCCCTCCCAAACTGCGAAACTCTGGGAAAAGAGAGCAAAACATGTATAGACACCAGAGCGCCGCGCTCCGATGCCAAGAGAGGGAAAGCAAGAAGCAAGACACGTCACAGACGTGCTAAACTGCCCCCCAAATTAATTTGGGGCAGAATAAGTAACGGACAAAGCGGTTATACATGCTTAGtacgaaacaacaacaaatgccaATGGTCTGAAAGACCAATGACACACACCTAGCCATGTTATCTCACCGTCAGACGCGCTGACGCAGACAACAGGCGGCAAAACAAAGAGTTACTGAAAATTAAcaagtccaaaacggacgaaaaatttagcaactacaacaaacttcctgtcaaactaatgaCTAAAAAAGGAAGcgcttaccaactaacaaagcagaaggcaagtaaAGAGGTAAAATAAGGTTTACCTAACCAAAATATAGGCCGTGCCACATTCGCCGTCAGCTAAGCTGACAAGCAAACATGGAGCCCCAAAATGCGTTACTGAAAAAATTTTTACAAGTCCGcaaaacggacgaaaagtcagcaactacaacaacattcttgtcaaaataatgaccaaaatggaaagagctcaccaaacaCGTAAAGGCAAGCCGTTAAGACGGGTTAGGCGGCCGGTGGGTGTCCTTACAAACACCAGCACTCAGCCACACACGGAGCCAAAAATTCGACGACCTCTCTGCTGTAGGCTGAAATGTCGTATGAAGACATGTGGTGTTTAcaggggaagtgacgtcacgtaacccggatgggaggtaactccccgggtaggTGGTCATTGCCATGCCtgtatttacactttttgtgttgggttgctcccctttaaaattgtttaagacgggtagccttttcagacctttagcatgtaagactgcgtcaatgcttttatgtgattcggagtaagaatatgtaatttaattctacttctaaaattgtgacagtaaagggaacatttgaactatgcctctctctatggattatattatgaagctgttgaaaacatgcagagattgtactctccaaggaaagatcgatgggacgcaaagagactggacttactatacaaagagaaagacaacacattacaaaacaaatgagacaaaagggatgcgggcttaccccccttgtgtcgtctgccgtctgttactttcattttgacgcttattttttttttacaaatgcaataaaaaaagtctagggtcggcgggaaaaaactaggtagggtcgggtgaccagaaacacacaacttttttttttgcctaatggtGCTCGATTAATAGTTTTGTGCTTCCCTTACATACATTTACAATTTCACACCGAACAAACTTCAACCAATGGCAGTAAatactgtacagtggaacccccttttacgaccttaacaaatctgagaaaattaggtaagtagcgtaaggcgaaaattGTAGTAACTGAGtagaactgtgtatcaacacgctggaatgcaggcgttagatggacgttacaggaagcgactgaagctaacagtctgagcagatatatccgtacctggtcagatggAGCTATATGAGTGGGTgtgaatatatccgtacctgggagacaatgagttaaaagggggaggtcttaaattggggggggggggggggggggggggggggtgtcttaaaaggggggttccactgttttacAAAGATAGAGGGTGGAAAATAGCTTTAATTATAATAGCTCACTCATGCCAaaaccagcacggttggcctagtggtaaggcgtccgccccgtgattgggaggtcgagggttcgaaccccggccgggtcatacctaagactttaaaattggcaatctcgtggctgctccgcctggcgtctggcattatggggttagtgctaggactggttggtccggtgtcagaataatgtgactgggtgagacatgaagcctgtgctgcgacttctgtcttgtgtgtggcgcacgttatatgtcaaagcagcaccgccctgatatgacccttcgtgctcggctgggcgttaaacaaacaaacaaacaaacaaacaaactcatgcCAAATCCAAGTGCACATGGGAGTTGCAGTCAATgaaggaagaaaaaaaccaaacagaACTTGCCTCCCCTGCATGTGTAGAGGCCTCAGGTTTTGATAAATCTGTGACCATACCAGGGTACCAGATGTCGTTGAACTTCTTTGCAAGCACCCTGGAGCCAAACCCTATCTCTGGCCTGCAATGTTCATGTTTGAAAATGATATctatgaaaacacacacatgcgagtgtatccacacacacacacacaaacccccaCTTTGCAACAAACCCCCATATCTGGCCTGCAAAGATTTATTCATGCctgaaaacagacacacacactcaaacatacTTGGAAAATAAACTTTCTATTTCGCATACAAAGGTAAtacacccgcccccccccccccccccccccccacttcccCTTTTTTACAACTAGACTTCTAGTAGGTTTAACCAACTAATTAAGAAATTCTTCCTAAACAATTAAAGGTgttatgtattttttttacaattaaaaaacaacaacagtataCAGGTAGTGTTACATGATAACAATGTTTTACTAACAAAAAACAGGGGACACTTCTATTTTGCaagaaacaagtcacgtaagacTCACAGATTACTCTGGCgagtcaacacacacaaaaaagcaacaaGTCATCAACCAGAATAAAAAAGAAACATCAAAATAAAACCATCAGCCAACCAACTTATCTACCAACTGAATATTGTACAATATCACTCACCAAGTGGGCAGCGTGTATTCTTTGTCCACAGTATGTATGAATCTTGCTTTTGTCGGAGCTATTTGCATctgcacaaacacaaaatattttGCTTATCTTTTGTCTAGTGTTCATGCTCTGCATAATTCAAGGAATCACAACCCTGAAAGAGTGGTGACTTTTTCCCCATTTCACACAAACCTCAGATTTTATCCTCTCTCGATACTCTGGGAAATTGGGCAATTTGGCACCTATGACAACAAAGTTTCTGGTGATTGGAAGTCAGTTTCAGTGGTTGCCCGACTGTCGATACCAAATAACAACCCTGCTATTtcctaaagatcggtccagtagtttagtataagtcgctctacacacacacagacacacacacacacaccacgaccctcgtcttgattccctctctatgttaaaacttttagtcaaaacttgacgcaTAGCAAATGGTGTTGTAGTGTAGCACTGTCTAAAGTTAATCCCCACATCCACATTTCAGCTATTTCGCACAATAatgtatacatttttttaatttttttttagaaaaagaAACATAATGGCCACTAGTGAGTGTCTGCTATGCCACTTTTCAGTGTGGACAAAACAAATTCTGATCGCTACACGGAGTGAGAATCAGAAGAGTACCAGCACTCGCAAGAAACAGCAAACTGTTGCAggcttgtgattatttgtttgagcgtAGCAATTGTAAGCTTGGCTTTACAGGGTAACAATTTGTCTTAAAACATAGCATGTGCCACCAAtgtaatttctcagatttgagataataaagttaatttgatttgacatgaaatgtttgttataatcgtttacaggcaggcagggtgtggcGATgacaattttccatttttatgtaatattttaatggacaataaagtgttattgtaattattatttgatttgtaacagttggcagctctgcCCAAAGACCGAGGACTCCAATTGTTTGACCAGTACCTGACCAGCCCGTTTGTTGAGTGTGTTGGTCAAGGCTGCTCGCATGTTTGCCAGCGTCGGGGAGGCGGTCCCTGGCATGACCGTAAAGCTACCCTGCACAGTCTGGGCTTGCTGGGGCTGCCTGGCTGCTGGGGGCTGCTGCTGCACTAGTCCTGGGCTGAAAACAGTCAATCATTAGTCAACAGCTATGTGGAGTTATCAGAGTGAACAGTTATGTGGAGTTATCAGAGTGAACAGTTATGTGGAGTTATTAGAGTGAACAGTTATGTGGAGTTATCAGTCAACAGCTATGTGGAGTTATCAATCAACAGCTATGTGGAGTTATCAGTCAACAGCTATGTGGAGTTATCAGAGTCAACAGCTGTGTCTGGCTACTAAGGGCTGCTGCTTCACTAGtcctatttttttaaatttcctgTATACCACTCCTGGGCTGATAACAGCCAATCATCAGAGTCAACTGTTATGTGGAGTTATCAGAGTCAACAGCTATGCCTGGCTACTAAGGGCTGCTGTTTTAATTTCCTGTATACCACTCCTGGGCTGATAACAGCCGATCATCAGAGTGAACAGTTATGTGGAGTTATCAGAGTCAACAGCTATGCCTGGCTACCAAGGGCTGCTGTTTTAATTTCCTGTATACCACTCCTGGGCTGATAAGAGCGGATCATCAGAGTCAACAGTTATGTGGAGTTATCAGAGTCAACAGTTATGTGGAGTTATTAGAGCAAACAGCTATGTCTGGCTGGTAAGGGCTGCTGCTTCACTAGTCCTGGGCAGAAAACAGTCAATCGTCAGAGTCAAcagttatacagtggaacaaaCACCCTCATCCCCCTATCTAACATATCTGAGAAAAccgtgtcttaaaaaggaaagaATGTAAAATAAGGCTAATtgtacagatgttatgaacagaaaaaacaagttcctgaaaggaagaagtcttacataaatgcaaaagaaacaagtcgcgtaaggcgaaattactacatttagtcaagctgtggaactcacagaatgaaattgaacgtagtccgccgctagtgcaaaaggcagtgaaagtgacaagcctgtttggcgcggtagcggttgcgctgtgcttcatagcgcgctttactgtacctctcttcattttaattttctgagcgtgtttttaatccaaacatatcatatctatatgttttcggaatcaggaacccacaggaataagatgaaaatgtttttaaattgatttcaaaaatttaattttgatcataatttttaatttttttaattttcagagcttgtttttaatccaaatataacatatttatatgtttttggaatcagaaaatgatgaagaataagataaacgtaaatttggatcgttttataaacattttttttttttttaccattttcaagatttttaatgaccaaagtcattaattaatttttaagccaccaagctgaaatgcaataccaaagtccggccttcgtcaaagattgcttggccaaaatttcaatcaatttgattgaaaaatgagggtgtgacagtgccgcctcaacttttacaaaaagccggatatgacatcatcaaagacatttatcgaaaaaaagaaaaaaaggtccggggatatcatacccaggaactctcatgtcaaatttcataaagatcggtccagaagtttactctgaatcgctctacacacacacacgcatacacatacatacacacacacacatacaccacgaccctcgtctcgattccccctctatgttaaagtaaaaagaaacctcaagaaagaaaaaaaaattgaaaaattaggacatacaataactttaaaatgtacattatatttgtaaCTATAGTAAATCACTcctttcaaaaaaatcaaaGTAACTCACTTAGCCGGTGCTATCTTTGCTTTGCTTGGCTCAAAACTGGAGCCTGTGATTGTCACATCATCGTCACTGTCATCATCAATGACCTCGAAGCTCCCCATCAACATCTTTTCCTTCCTAGTTATTCTGAAattgcaagaaaaatgacaaatAAGAATATGAATTGGACAAAAAAAACATACAGAGTATGATGGAGATCCAGTGAAGCCATCAAGCGATGGCTATTTTCTCTCAAATTTCTTTTAACCATGTTTATGTTTACAGTGAAACAATTATCTTGACCTCGGTGATAAGAGCATTCCCTCGAGTTGCCTGGACTGTCTTCACTGTTTCAGAAGAACGACTCCCTTTATCGCCATAACGCTTAGAACTATATTAGGATTTGCaccatataaatacccttatttttattattattataataacATTTCTAGTTCTACACttccttcttcgttcatgggatgAGACTCCTACCCttattcttcttattattattataacatTTCTagttctacttcttcttcttcgttcatgggctgagactctcacgttcactcatgttttttgcacgagtggatttttacgtgtatgaccgtttttatcccgccattcacgcagcatacgctgatttcaggggaggcatgctggttacttttgtgtttctataacccaccgaactctgacatggattacaggatcttttccgcgcgcacttggtcttgtgcttacgtgtacacacgaagggggttaagtcactagcaggtctgcacataagttgacctgggagatcggaaaaacctCCACCCTTAATCCACCTGGCGGCAGCAGCCGAGATTTGAACTCaagaccttccgattaggaggccgatgtctagTTCTACACCAAATTTCACCCCTGATAAGTATACCCAAACTCAAGTTGAATATTATCTACAAATCTTACTTCTGGACATTTTAAACATAGATTAAACAAAGTGCAATCTCGATCTGGATTCCTCGGCACAGGTAACTCACAAATCTGAGCAGGAGATTTAAGTTAAATTGCACAAGGCAGATCAGAATAAATTGTGGAGACACTTACTCATCTTCAATCTCCTTTTCTTCCGTCTTCATCTCCTGGAGATATTTCTCCACTTTTTCCAGGGAATGATTCAAGGTCTTTGTGATGTCCTTTGCCTTTCCTGAAACACAAATTACTTACTCATAGAAGCactgcaggaagaaaaaaacaacagcgAAAAAGCACCTGAAGTGTGTTCAGTGTTGCCCCTACAACTAAACTAAAAGTAGAAGCTCATGGGTCATACTGACTTTGAGAAATTAGGGTAGAATGATGCAAAGTAAGACCTATATTGTATTTTGCATTGATTTTATTCTATGACACCTGAAAAATGCATTGTCTACACAAAATGCTGCAATGAGCATGACCCCTATATTCATTTTTATTCCAACCGCATAACTGATAAGTTCCACAAACAAGGTACGTGGTCTCCTTTAATCGAAAATCAAGATTTTTAGCAAACAATTTCCTTTTCCTCCATTAGACAGCTACCCTTTCTCTGCAATGCTCGATAGGCTCCTTTTTTTccacaaagaaataaaaaaatgataaacCAGAAGAGAAAAGTCGATATACCTCCTCCCACCCCTAACACACACTGAACAGTAACTGTTGAAGTACATCAAACAAACTTAGCTTCTAGTGCAGACTTAAAACCTCAActttatacccccattccacacatccgttctaggtcccgttcccgtagcgaccaaggaacggcacaggaatgggagggatcgggaggggaCCTGAATGGAACGCCAATGGACGTTAACGGAACTCCTTTGAACGGTAGGAACGGTTGGGACGGGTGAGTTCGGGCTGCAAGTTCAAAATTTTAGCCCTTCCCCGCCCGTTCCAAATGAACGGTAACGGAACCTTAACACATCGGCAACGGAACTCATGGATTGTTAATGGAACTTAACGCAATGGTAACGCAAcgctagcgctctcacacactgagttgtcatacccccattccacacatccgttctagcttccgttcccagctGTTCTGAGGACGGCTGCTAGTacggtcagacgctgctcaaagatgaCAAAAACGtccgtttgcgcagcgtctcattgttgtggcagccgtcctcaggacggctgggaacggaagctagaacggttgtgtggaacgGGGGTATTGCTCATCACATACTCTCAGCTTTGGAGATCTTGACGGACGCGGCCAGCAGCGGACGCCTGTTGGCAGCATCCACATCGTCAGGAACCAGCTTCTGCACAACGGACGAGATGAAGTCATCCAGGTCCAGCTTGGACATGGGGATCTGCAGAATCTGGTCCCCTGCCATtggttctttctctttctcctttccTTCCGCTTTCTCTTCCACCTCCATCCTCGCTTCTGCCGCCGCCATCTTCAGCTTTGTTCAGACCAGGCCAGGCTTCCACTTCCAGTCCACAAGTGGCCTGCAATTCAGAGTTTATACAAAATTATACTTTATAAAACTTTCATAAAAGTTAAAATAGTGAACATCCAAATTAATTTACTCCCAAAACCATCTGAGAGTGAGATTCATGCATGTACGCACATCGGTAGTCTGTGGTTTTGAACTTGAAGGCTGTCAGAACTCAACATCCTAATTCCTATGCATTATAATGGACAATCTCTCTGTTACTGTTAGACTCTGAGTGAGTTTTGACATCACGCTGAATTAAtcttacatttttaattttatcatttTCTTTCAGTATGCAACATCATGCATCTACCTAGCTGTAACGGGAGATGACCCATTGTTTATACTTTAAAGAATAGTGTGGCGCACACGTATTATGCTTGcagttgcaaacaaaaattgtgAATGTAATTTTGACTAACAAATgtgtagaagaaaaaaaactgcaGTTCCTGAGTTAGGCTGCAAATTGTGCAATGGAATCTGAAAGTGGGACTTAGACCTTTTTTTTAGTTATTCATAATCATATCAGGACTTAAGAGTTAGAGGATCAGCTTCTGCTTCAATTTGGACACAGGACAGGCAGTGACGCATGCAAAGCAGAGACATGCTACTGTTAGtgtaacgagagagagagagagagagagagagagagagagagagagagagagagagagagagagagagagagagagagagagagagagagagatcaaatcaaatcaaatcaaatttttattttacgagggttgtggcataagcaatataaacgagcttcttttcaaccagccctcgcccagagagggactattctctctattagagagagagagagagagagagagagagagagagagagagagagagagagagagagtaatttaatgtacacaaacacacacactccccccaaACGTACACACTTTTTGACTTTCTTTCCCCTTTTCACGCACGTACTTTCTCTGTGAGGTACTTTACAAAGCACGAAGCAAGTACCGGTGTGAAGTTGAAACAGCCAGTGCGCCGAACCCGTCGGAATGAAATCAGGCTGCGTAACAGAGCTTTGTTGCACTTACTCTTACTCAATACGGAATAATCGTTGCAGCTATAATCACCAGACAAAGTTTACAACAGGAAATTCGttttgaaaacaaacacacttgcctcagtctcagtctcacgTTAGCTTAGAACTCTTTTTTGCTTTGAACCGGAAGTTTATGAACAAACCGGAAAGGAAAAGGTCACCGTGCTAAACATCTACTGAGCCAAGCAATCACCGTGTAAAATGTCTACTGGAAGTATATATACTCCGTATTCTCGATCCGCTCTGTTGACAGCCACATCCAAACTGTCATTCATAGATTAAAAGAAAAGTTACGAACCCAATGTTTTGTTCGTCTtgtcaacacaaacaaacatttgaTATTAGTTTTGTCTCATTAGTGACTGGTTAATGGTTCGGCTGGTGTGGGGCAGTCAGTCACAAGTCACGTGaaacgaaattaatacatttagtcaatttgacAAATTCACAGAATGAATTGTGGATCATGTTTTTGaatgtgcagtgtgtgtattgtattgaattgtGTTGTACAGTATTGCACTGCATTGGATTAGGTtgttttgtataaaatatatcgtattgtattgtactgtattgcattttgttgtattgtattgtaccaGGGGCGAAGCAGTCAAGCCAGAGGGGatgggttacaacctggggtccaggggtcggtagtagaagaattttagctattttataaacaaattgtgccttatccttgattttaaacatgatcaactggtgtcagcagccactcattatttcttttatgtTAGGGGTGTttccagaacccccccccctcccccctcatccACCACTGTGTACTGTATTATATCGTAGAGACTGCAGTTCCCTAAGTCAATACTACATGTGGGACGCCCCAAAACGAGTTGTTTCAATGTTTGTGCACTAAACAACCTTTGAATAAACCTCAAGTTGACTCCAAAACCTTCCAACCTGAAGTTAgtgtccgagagagagagagagagagagagagagagagagagagagagagagagagagagagagagagagagagtaatttaatgtacacaaacacacacactcgatcCCCCCAAACGTACACTTTTTGACTTTCTTTCCCCTTTTCACGCACGTACTTTCTCTGTGTGAGTGAATATACAGGGgtaaaagcacacacaaaaaacaaggcGAACGCTTTTCTTTATTAGCCGTAAACTATATTTTATTTTCagtcaaaaatatgttcttACAATATGTATCAACAAAGTATCGTAATTAACAGGCATAATTATCATGTAGGCTGCACACATGTGAAACTCATTTTTGTCAATGCATGCATCTGACAGATGTCATACTCTCTGGTTATTTTATCTCCTTCAATCAACGCTCTTAAAAATGATCAAAGCATTGTTTACATCTATTTGATTCTGAGCGACAGAAAGTAACTGATACTGTGGTCAGTCCTCTTTCGGAAgaacatagaccatttatcctggaccgcgaactggctctctctccgctctttctctctattacgaggtagcggcctctcgcatttaggaacctacgcttacaagcctttcagaaatcagggggacgtgatatccggtgtcgattgtaaacatggaagaagttgccgaggtaagttctgaaaatgctaaaataaactcagcaaaagtgcatatggaacatgtttttcgatgagttttgttaagtttagtttggagttttggaaaatccagttcattgtcacttcccattgtcacaaataactggagcgtgctttctt from Littorina saxatilis isolate snail1 linkage group LG7, US_GU_Lsax_2.0, whole genome shotgun sequence carries:
- the LOC138971636 gene encoding uncharacterized protein, with the protein product MAAAEARMEVEEKAEGKEKEKEPMAGDQILQIPMSKLDLDDFISSVVQKLVPDDVDAANRRPLLAASVKISKAERKAKDITKTLNHSLEKVEKYLQEMKTEEKEIEDEITRKEKMLMGSFEVIDDDSDDDVTITGSSFEPSKAKIAPANPGLVQQQPPAARQPQQAQTVQGSFTVMPGTASPTLANMRAALTNTLNKRAGQMQIAPTKARFIHTVDKEYTLPTWPEIGFGSRVLAKKFNDIWYPGMVTDLSKPEASTHAGEASSVWFFSSFIDCNSHVHLDLA